The following coding sequences lie in one Trichoderma breve strain T069 chromosome 1, whole genome shotgun sequence genomic window:
- a CDS encoding rab-GTPase-TBC domain-containing protein: MDAGEKHGHEPSTPTLAAETVPKPVDDAETVTPKTTRDSMVTVRLSEPPALSLDTNNCLESKQPDSPTLPTDSNTNSNTNSDNKPTDEGGLDATTASRNSTATLAAPAEPNRSLQDELGEFDDVDSDCSDPEEVNWAELEKTEDEQTKDEETDNSTALLLARLEQENAKLATNPKTVKVQLVEKLQPSRPRPPSMAKLHLEFYAALVKDYQQTAARLPTLLSNKIRKGIPPPLRGVVWQSMSGARDASLEEQYERLNGESSPYEGLIGKDLGRSFPGVEMFRDPDGDGQRMLGRVLKTFSLYDTKIGYCQGLAFLVGPLLMHMPDKQAFCVLVRLMDRYDLRSCFLPDLSGLHVRIYQFRELLRANLPMLWSHLEDLQVETAYVSQWFLSFFATTCPLPMLFRIYDVIFAEGASETLMRVALSLMRRNETRLLSCTELEDVMQLLLSRGLWDCYHYNADEFVQDFGSLTSTVTREKLAQLEQGYRESLVATANTARTSDIATAAARFLGRIWASSGAFPRGSGLVPGLSAPSRPLSMLRRSTSKQSLASTLNSVEASSMSVTSSSSTDATTVSRDSSNTNEDDSGSRESTPVGPKAAPSTNKNTEDRYLHSQIEDLLTALSELQRNHALLSSELKREREEREEDRKAVRSLLDGLKKRASGGDEAAASEGEDVTDSSTDEDATENAEEGEGEVEEGAEKKSDDDSSAKAKDAPSTEDLSELLDRVESRFGNADDTDDTKKKDKPQSPSSGQKSELQVELDQAKDQLASAMSQNQDFSRRIHDLDQEMSSLKEQVRESHSHVRALHQDKQRLEKQIQAMRSRPISGDPLGGRDSGAEWTPKPPAGLREFKLGRSKSMAAQGATTNRRKSSLLQSNDLVPPPPASMPATPMVSNDDSRSSTNDLDTLLLDLVQAKTAQAIAKQEAEEAKQKLEALKKAYGLPNDSPNAPIVPGSVTVKVAPAPATTTSPGTGGFWGWRR, from the exons ATGGACGCCGGCGAAAAGCACGGCCACGAGCCGTCCACTCCCACCTTGGCTGCCGAAACAGTCCCGAAGCccgtcgacgatgccgaaaCTGTGACACCAAAGACGACCCGTGATTCCATGGTTACCGTGAGGCTCTCTGAGCCGCCGGCGCTGTCGCTGGACACCAACAATTGTCTCGAAAGCAAACAGCCCGACTCACCCACGCTGCCAACGGACAGTAACACGAACAGTAACACGAACAGTGACAATAAGCCAACCGACGAGGGTGGCCTCGATGCGACAACCGCCTCTCGAAACTCGACCGCTACTTTGGCTGCCCCGGCAGAGCCTAACCGCAGCCTTCAGGACGAGCTTGGAGAATTTGACGATGTCGATAGCGATTGTTCAGATCCAGAGGAGGTTAACTGGGCGGAACTGGAAAAGACGGAAGATGAACAGaccaaagacgaagagactGATAAT TCCACCGCTTTGCTTCTGGCCCGTTTAGAGCAGGAAAATGCCAAGCTGGCGACAAATCCAAAGACCGTCAAGGTCCAGCTTGTTGAGAAGCTTCAGCCTAGTAGACCGCGCCCGCCGTCGATGGCTAAGCTCC ATCTTGAATTCTACGCAGCCCTCGTCAAGGACTACCAGCAAACCGCAGCGAGGTTGCCCACGCTGCTGTCCAACAAGATCCGCAAAGGAATCCCCCCACCGCTGCGAGGCGTTGTGTGGCAGAGCATGTCTGGTGCTCGCGACGCCAGCTTGGAGGAACAGTACGAGCGACTCAATGGCGAATCTAGCCCTTATGAGGGTCTCATAGGCAAGGATCTCGGCCGGAGTTTCCCTGGTGTTGAAATGTTTCGCGACCCGGATGGTGATGGACAGCGCATGCTTGGTCGGGTACTCAAGACGTTCAGTCTGTATGATACCAAGATTGGCTACTGCCAGGGCCTCGCCTTTCTCGTCGGGCCTCTGTTGATGCACATGCCCGACAAGCAGGCATTTTGCGTTCTGGTTCG TCTCATGGATCGCTATGATTTGAGGAGTTGCTTTCTGCCAGATCTTTCGGGACTCCATGTGCGAATATACCAGTTCCGAGAACTCCTGCGGGCTAATCTCCCTATGCTGTGGAGCCACCTGGAAGATCTGCAGGTGGAAACGGCGTATGTTTCGCAGTGGTTCTTGAGTTTCTTCGCGACCACATGCCCCTTGCCGATGCTGTTCCGGATATACGACGTTATTTTCGCCGAGGGCGCTTCTGAGACACTAATGCGCGTCGCGCTATCACTGATGCGGAGGAATGAGACCAGGTTGCTGTCCTGCACCGAACTAGAAGACGTGATGCAGCTCCTTTTATCCAGGGGTCTGTGGGACTGCTATCATTACAACGCCGACGAGTTTGTGCAAGATTTCGGAAGCCTTACAAGCACAGTCACCCGAGAGAAgctcgcccagctcgagCAGGGATACCGCGAATCTCTAGTCGCGACCGCCAACACCGCTCGCACATCTGACATCgcaacagctgcagcccGCTTCCTTGGTCGTATCTGGGCGTCGTCTGGTGCGTTTCCCAGAGGTTCAGGATTGGTTCCAGGATTGAGTGCACCATCAAGGCCGCTGAGCATGTTGCGTCGGAGCACCTCCAAACAGAGCCTTGCCTCGACTCTAAACTCAGTTGAGGCAAGCTCCATGAGCGTCACGAGTTCATCCTCGACGGATGCTACCACCGTGTCGCGAGATTCTTCAAACACGAATGAGGATGATTCCGGAAGCCGTGAATCGACCCCAGTAGGCCCCAAGGCCGCTCCTAGCACCAACAAGAACACAGAAGATAGGTATCTGCATAGCCAGATTGAAGACCTCCTCACTGCACTGAGCGAGCTGCAGCGGAATCATGCACTGTTGTCGAGCGAGCTTAAGCGTGagcgagaggagagggaggaggatCGCAAGGCTGTGCGATCCCTTTTGGATGGACTCAAGAAGAGAGCCAGCGGTGGGgatgaagcagcagcaagtgAAGGCGAGGATGTAACTGACAGCTCGACCGATGAAGATGCGACTGAAAATGCTgaagaaggggaaggggaagtggaagagggggcagagaagaagtcTGATGATGACAGCTCGGCCAAGGCAAAGGATGCGCCATCCACCGAGGACCTTTCAGAGCTGCTCGATCGCGTGGAGAGCCGCTTTGGAAATGCAGATGATACCGACGACACTAAAAAGAAGGACAAGCCTCAGTCGCCCTCATCTGGACAGAAGTCGGAATTGCAAGTCGAATTAGATCAAGCCAAAGACCAGCTAGCCAGCGCCATGTCACAGAATCAGGACTTTAGCCGACGGATCCACGATTTGGACCAGGAAATGTCGTCTCTCAAAGAACAGGTTCGGGAAAGCCATAGCCATGTCAGAGCTCTCCACCAAGACAAACAGCGGCTAGAAAAGCAAATACAAGCTATGAGGTCGAGGCCGATATCCGGGGATCCCCTTGGCGGCCGCGATTCGGGAGCGGAGTGGACTCCGAAGCCGCCCGCCGGCTTGAGGGAGTTTAAGCTTGGGCGTAGCAAGTCAATGGCTGCTCAGGGCGCTACGACTAACAGACGAAAGTCGTCATTGCTGCAGAGTAACGATCTTgtcccgccgccgccagcgtcGATGCCAGCGACCCCAATGGTGTCAAATGATGACAGCAGGTCATCGACAAACGACCTCGACACGCTGCTCCTAGATCTTGTACAGGCCAAGACGGCGCAGGCCATTGCGAAgcaggaggcggaggaagcCAAACAGAAGTTGGAGGCGCTGAAAAAGGCCTACGGATTACCAAACGATTCTCCTAACGCTCCTATTGTCCCGGGATCCGTCACTGTCAAAGTGGCGCCAGCCCCAGCTACGACAACATCTCCCGGCACCGGTGGCTTCTGGGGTTGGCGCAGGTGA
- a CDS encoding rubisco LSMT substrate-binding domain-containing protein — protein MENWLKKVGATGLDDLELADFPVTGRGARTLRRFKRGERILTIPSDCLWTVEHAYADPLLGPVLRSTQPPLSVEDTLAIYLLFVRSRESGYDGPRSHVAALPASYSSSIFFENDELEVCAGTSLYTITKQLEQRIEDDYRGLVMRVLGLHPDLFPLDKFTIADYKWALCSFWSRAMDFVLPDGKSLRVLAPFADMLNHSPDVVQCHAYDPLSGSLSVLAGKDYEVGDQVSIFYGSIPNNRLLRLYGFVMPDNPNDSYDLVLSTHPMAPFYEQKQKLWALAGLDSISTISLTLTDPLPKHVLQYLRIQRLDESDLAAIALRKLDTSAKISDSKEIEILRFIVESIGSLLDSFEIRLEKLQEQLAEGVYPLGGNAWAAAHGERERKQFIITAGSMRKLWKGFCAVDVVREV, from the exons ATGGAGAACTGGCTGAAGAAAGTTGGGGCGACAGGCCTGGATGACCTGGAGCTTGCCGATTTTCCGGTCACTGGGCGCGGTGCTAGAACACTACGGCGTTTCAAGCGAGGAGAAAGGATTCTCACCATTCCTAGCGACTGCCTCTGGACAGTCGagcatgcatatgcagaTCCTCTTCTTGGGCCAGTCCTTCGCTCTACACAGCCGCCATTGTCCGTCGAAGATACCTTAGCTATCTATCTCCTTTTTGTACGATCGCGCGAGTCTGGATATGATGGCCCACGAAGTCATGTGGCGGCGTTACCCGCGAGCTACTCTTcaagcatcttctttgagaATGATGAGTTGGAGGTTTGCGCAGGGACTTCACTATATACCATCACGAAGCAGCTAGAACAGAGAATTGAGGACGATTACAGGGGACTAGTCATGCGAGTTCTTGGACTGCACCCGGATCTTTTCCCACTCGACAAATTTACTATCGCAGAT TACAAATGGGctctctgcagcttctggagTCGTGCGATGGATTTCGTACTGCCGGATGGGAAATCGCTCCGAGTTTTGGCGCCCTTCGCAGATATGTTAAACCACTCGCCTGATGTTGTGCAGTGCCACGCCTATGATCCCCTGTCTGGGAGCCTCTCTGTCCTTGCGGGGAAGGACTATGAAGTTGGAGACCAA GTTTCCATCTTCTACGGATCTATTCCAAATAATCGTCTTTTACGTCTCTATGGCTTTGTCATGCCCGATAACCCTAACGACAGCTATGACCTCGTTCTTTCAACACATCCTATGGCCCCCTTTTATGAGCAAAAACAGAAGCTGTGGGCATTAGCCGGGCTCGATTCGATCTCTACCATCTCCCTTACACTCACTGATCCTCTACCGAAACATGTCCTTCAATATCTTCGTATTCAGCGGTTGGATGAATCAGACCTTGCTGCCATAGCGCTTCGGAAACTCGATACAAGTGCGAAAATCAGCGATTCAAAGGAAATAGAAATCTTGCGATTCATAGTAGAGTCGATTGGAAGTCTTTTGGATAGCTTCGAGATTCGGTTGGAAAAGCTACAAGAACAACTCGCGGAGGGTGTATATCCTCTGGGGGGGAACGcatgggcggcggcgcac ggggaaagggaaaggaagCAGTTTATCATCACCGCCGGCTCGATGCGCAAATTGTGGAAAGGATTCTGTGCCGTTGATGTTGTGCGGGAGGTGTAA
- a CDS encoding ion transport protein domain-containing protein, whose product MSSIALRRPRPAPRRVSARHESISPSTVTPLRQFAVHRAHATADFTEADEDEDEDEDEDDGFGNNNSNNNSNNNKTDPGPIDDTNGSNNTRRRHGYSYATDNAAGRDQGGQGDDGDEERHRRRRNTLPVLPLFSSTHLDVLPVYSLTHAIRIIVSSRTETTLTWDQLRSPQVSQFLIKPMQQQIRNQHFSRATLYALMANCLQFTKEGQMYAANAGTSNTRAKVCELLSLKLLKEYSTRELIDALAYDFYPLQGMPGARPPPTAGSSASRSKNTPLVASRTSTLEVAIRASAKHFLAHPVVVQQLEAIWNGAISFYSSADSLHRESPSSPFSRFNSQPKVDDRTPLLGSLPPKPGQFAVPPGRRTVMLYDPRQASLLKLSRLRVPRYRSFLSTLSLAVLIGLFLAVLSRRSSQITGLELVFWFWSAGFMLDELVGFNEQGFALYIMSFWNIFDLGILVLLIAYYCMRVYGVFLADPHHWNAMAYDVLAANAILLLPRIFSILDHYQYFSQLLIAFRLMAADLAAICVLILIVCSGFFVFFTSSTASSDGGEVAYKIFQILMGFTPAAWDVWPSYNWLARALLCLFLIICHFLIVTILITVLTNSFMAIASNATEEHQFLFAINTISMVKNDALFSYIAPTNIFAWLLMPLRYCMPLRHFVLLNRIIIKVTHCPILFCIFLYERFWLAPSIFEPTDLVENPGRSRGRAISFGDMANRTSIFSPSMRVREESVAGYQKDRALDELFLRMPDATRTQRRHERRKTQTAIRNWMDRNDQDGAGGTNWPPTDNRAVPDWQRRMSMGWDLRSNSRQLSDLRSIVSDPADLASNVGGTSYRAFPMMDPRFMDPRFAHLMPEYKDHTDADGDDELVTNDEDEDDLGTSADPNGPRGGNPAPSETDDYFTTTPTGARSAVIASSHSSDEKEKPPSKPRRTGIHNRTLSTNTILYNPGEMDLPPESSASASPPKGSVPGSRGGQAVDMIAGESFTPTGMRSPPRRSLFSPPSLNTRSTMPAHGLAGMSNLNRSAMLGMDQRARDRAARRLSSADLSILSDNTNLPFVGDINAGLAGSFQTQMAMAMMKDNRLRSKGEAESADRDRMGRLVLARMKTLEESFADVIKEMRDMKSSTAPTTRRNSSGEDLKMGSPLDVGRSDRPKSRKGTATPKKATNKRPGSRRSMKESKLGLTMTADVKGKGKYVAYSTEEEGEGAGDVFSDKRSSL is encoded by the exons ATGTCGTCCATAGCGCTCCGTCGCCCTCGACCAGCTCCCCGTCGCGTATCTGCTCGACATGAGAGCATCTCGCCATCAACCGTCACGCCGCTTCGCCAATTTGCCGTCCATCGAGCTCACGCCACGGCGGACTTTACAGAGgcagacgaggatgaggatgaggacgaagatgaagacgacggctTCGGGAataacaacagcaacaataatagcaacaacaacaaaaccGACCCGGGCCCCATTGATGATACcaacggcagcaacaacacccgtcgccgccatggctATAGCTATGCAACCGACAATGCTGCAGGACGAGATCAGGGGGgtcaaggagatgatggagacgaggaaCGCCACCGCAGGAGACGCAATACGCTGCCTGTCCTTCCACTTTTCTCCTCAACGCATCTTG ACGTCCTCCCGGTTTACAGTTTGACTCATGCAATCCGAATCATCGTTAGTTCTCGTACTGAGACGACGCTTACATGGGACCAGCTACGGTCCCCCCAAGTCTCTCAATTCCTGATCAAGCccatgcagcagcagattcgCAATCAACACTTCTCACGAGCCACTCTCTACGCCCTCATGGCAAACTGTCTGCAGTTCACTAAGGAAGGCCAGATGTATGCCGCCAACGCTGGCACCAGCAACACGAGGGCCAAGGTCTGTGAGCTGCTGTCTctgaagctgctcaaggaatACTCTACCCGCGAACTGATTGATGCATTGGCCTACGACTTCTACCCCCTGCAAGGTATGCCCGGAGCACGACCACCCCCCACAGCTGGCAGCTCTGCCAGCAGGTCCAAAAACACCCCCCTTGTAGCGTCGCGGACGTCAACTCTAGAGGTTGCAATCCGAGCCTCAGCTAAACATTTCCTCGCCCACCCGGTTGTggtccagcagctggaggccaTCTGGAATGGTGCCATTTCCTTCTATTCTTCTGCCGATAGCCTTCACCGGGAGTCGCCCTCGAGCCCCTTTTCGCGCTTCAATAGCCAGCCCAAAGTTGATGATAGGACTCCTCTCCTGGGCTCTCTGCCTCCCAAACCGGGGCAGTTTGCCGTTCCTCCTGGCAGGAGAACTGTGATGTTGTACGACCCCAGGCAGGCATCACTGCTTAAGCTGTCTCGCCTCAGGGTGCCGCGATATAGATCCTTCCTATCTACGCTGTCCCTTGCTGTTCTCATTGGGCTCTTCTTGGCTGTCTTGTCTAGACGATCTTCACAAATCACCGGCCTGGAACTGGTCTTCTGGTTCTGGAGCGCTGGCTTTATGCTTGACGAACTGGTGGGCTTCAATGAGCAGGGATTTGCACTGTACATCATGAGCTTTTGGAACATTTTTGACCTGGGTATCCTGGTGCTGCTCATTGCCTATTACTGTATGCGTGTCTATGGCGTCTTCCTCGCCGACCCTCACCATTGGAATGCCATGGCCTACGATGTGCTGGCCGCAAATgccatcctgctgctgcctcgcatcttcagcatcctGGACCACTACCAGTACTTTTCTCAGCTGCTTATTGCTTTTCGGCTCATGGCGGCAGACTTGGCGGCTATCTGTGTGTTGATTCTCATTGTCTGTAGCGgattctttgtctttttcacTTCCTCCACCGCCTCTAGTGATGGTGGCGAGGTTGCCTACAAGATATTCCAGATCCTCATGGGTTTCACACCCGCCGCTTGGGATGT ATGGCCATCATACAATTGGCTTGCGCGAGCGTTGTTATGCTTATTCCTTATCATCTGTCATTTCTTGATTGT GACAATTCTCATTACCGTCCTGACCAACTCTTTCATGGCAATCGCCTCCAATGCCACCGAAGAGCACCA ATTTCTCTtcgccatcaacaccatctcgaTGGTGAAGAATGACGCTCTATTCTCCTACATCGCACCTACCAACATCTTTGCATGGTTACTCATGCCTCTGCGTTACTGCATGCCACTTCGCCACTTCGTCTTGCTCAatcgcatcatcatcaaggtgACTCACTGTCCCATCTTATTCTGTATATTCTTGTACGAAAGATTCTGGCTGGCGCCGTCCATTTTTGAGCCTACAGATCTAGTAGAGAATCCCGGGAGGAGTCGGGGTCGGGCCATTTCTTTTGGAGACATGGCCAACAGGACCAGCATTTTCAGTCCTAGCATGCGCGTACGCGAAGAGTCGGTGGCAGGTTATCAAAAGGATAGAGCCCTCGATGAGCTGTTCCTGCGTATGCCCGACGCCACGAGGACACAAAGGAGGCATGAGAGACGAAAGACACAGACGGCGATTCGAAATTGGATGGATCGTAATGACCAGGACGGAGCCGGCGGCACCAATTGGCCGCCAACGGACAATAGAGCTGTGCCTGACTggcagaggaggatgagCATGGGTTGGGATCTGCGTTCCAACTCTAGGCAGCTATCCGATCTTAGGTCCATTGTCAGCGATCCGGCAGACCTTGCGTCTAATGTTGGGGGAACTTCATATCGAGCCTTCCCCATGATGGATCCCCGGTTCATGGACCCTCGTTTTGCCCATCTGATGCCCGAGTATAAAGACCACACCGATgccgatggagatgacgaaCTGGTAACaaacgatgaagatgaagacgacctTGGCACCAGCGCCGATCCTAATGGCCCGAGGGGAGGAAATCCTGCCCCGAGCGAAACTGATGACTACTTTACTACAACTCCTACGGGAGCGCGGTCAGCCGTTATAGCTTCCTCGCATAGCTCggacgaaaaggaaaagcCTCCTAGCAAGCCCAGGCGAACAGGAATACACAATCGCACACTGTCTACAAACACCATACTATACAATCCTGGGGAGATGGACCTGCCTCCCGAGAGCTCCGCTTCAGCCTCGCCGCCTAAAGGGTCCGTGCCTGGAAGTCGGGGCGGCCAAGCTGTAGATATGATAGCAGGCGAGTCATTTACGCCTACCGGCATGCGCAGCCCCCCTCGACGatcgctcttctctccgCCGAGCCTCAATACTCGCTCCACCATGCCTGCTCATGGCCTGGCGGGTATGAGCAACTTGAACAGGTCCGCCATGTTGGGCATGGATCAGAGAGCTCGAGACCGTGCTGCCCGAAGACTATCCTCTGCCGATCTCAGCATTCTATCTGATAACACGAATCTCCCCTTTGTTGGAGATATCAATGCTGGCTTGGCGGGTAGTTTCCAGACGCAGATGGCCATGGCTATGATGAAGGACAATCGACTGCGAAGTAAGGGGGAAGCCGAGTCAGCGGATCGCGATAGGATGGGAAGGCTGGTTCTCGCTCGCATGAAGACTCTGGAAGAAAGTTTTGCAGATGTTATCAAGGAAATGCGAGATATGAAAAGCTCCACAGCTCCGACAACGAGACGAAATTCCTCTGGCGAGGACCTAAAGATGGGATCTCCTCTCGATGTGGGAAGATCGGATCGACCAAAGAGCCGCAAGGGGACGGCAACACCGAAAAAGGCGACTAACAAGAGACCCGGTAGCCGACGGAGCATGAAGGAGAGCAAACTTGGGTTGACAATGACGGCGGATGTTAAAGGCAAGGGGAAGTACGTTGCCTACTcgacagaggaagagggcgaagGAGCAGGCGACGTCTTTTCTGACAAGAGAAGCTCCTTGTAA
- a CDS encoding translation initiation factor 1A / IF-1 domain-containing protein, with protein MPKNKGKGGKNRRRGTKENDDQRRELTFKEDGQEYAQVVKMLGNGRLEAMCFDGSKRLANIRGKMRKKVWINQGDIILLSLRDFQDGKGDVILKYTSDEARNLKNLGELPENAKINETDTYGQDGDDNAGFEFGADESESEDETDDKKELDIDDI; from the exons ATGCCCAAGAACAAGGGAAAA GGCGGCAAGAACCGCAGAAGAGGAACCAAGGAGAACGATGACCAGCGCCGAGAGCTGACCTTCAAGGAGGACGGCCAGGAGTATGCCCAAGTCGTGAAGATGCTGGGTAACGGCCGACTCGAGGCTATGTGCTTTGACGGCAGCAAGCGTCTCGCCAAC ATCCGTGGTAAGATGCGCAAGAAGGTCTGGATCAACCAGGGcgacatcatcctcctctccctccgAGACTTCCAGGACGGCAAGGGCGACGTCATTCTCAAGTACACCTCCGACGAGGCCCGTAATCTCAAGAACCTCGGCGAGCTTCCCGAGAACGCAAAGATCAACGAGACCGACACCTACGGCCaggacggcgacgacaacgCCGGCTTCGAGTTCGGCGCTGACGAGTCCGAGTCCGAGGACGAGACcgacgacaagaaggagctcgACATTGACGACATTTGA
- a CDS encoding WH1 domain-containing protein, which produces MPSILNDDDKDTVKRFVPKQSNKIQAVAVAKLYVAYPNRSKWTYSGLQGAVVLANDLVGNTYWLKMVDISPSNRGVIWDQEIFDSWSYNQDRTFFHTFELEECLAALSFVDEKEAKQFKKKMDEREKNASRATKATPFGGSNHAAGGGQKHSLLGNIFHRHSTVSMMPDTTTSNLSGFSHNSGSSVSLNDGRGGSEFALLDAFDPMWREHYGHDLSDKGLTDDFIKDNQEFIVDFLREEQAKLNREAAAAPPPAPPAPPAPPALPSPSTNGHAVRAPPPPPPASAPAAASPIPGSPNAKRAGPPPPPAPRRSGGKVDGDPSPPRAPSPPRPRFNAPPPLPDAGKFAHPVVERKKPVPAAAPSVPGPPPPPRVPAKTPLEPEDQHHRFNVPPPFTGQRAPAPPSRGPVPPPPPPRGSDASAPAPVALPPPLPPKVPTSSAPPLPPPSARPVPPPPAAIHVPPPPPPMPVASSIPAPPLPPPMPSPRLPPPLPSVSAPPSVPPPPPLPSPGAGSAPPPPPPPPPMPVASAAHPPPPPPGPPPIPGAGSAPPAPPPPPPPGPPPIPGAGSAPPPPPPPPFPSAAGVPPPPPPPPAMPDRDSGYSSGPTAPLPKADGGRVSLLGDIQKAGGIGSLKKVDRSKINDRSAASVGGASGSGGGAAPSPAAGGGMANALAAALQKRKDKVSKSDDEEEDDDW; this is translated from the exons ATGCCCTCTATCctcaacgacgacgacaaagacACCGTCAAGCGCTTCGTGCCCAAGCAGTCCAACAAGATCCAggccgtcgccgtcgccaaGCTCTACGTTGCATACCCCAATCGCTCGAAATGGACCTACTCGGGACTGCAGGGCGCTGTTGTGCTGGCCAACGACTTGGTCGGAAACACCTACTGGCTCAAGATGGTGGATATTTCG CCCTCCAACCGCGGGGTCATCTGGGACCAGGAAATCTTCGATTCATGGAGCTACAACCAAGACCGAACCTTCTTCCATACCTTTGAATTGGAGGAATGCCTTGCCGCCCTCAGCTTCGTCGACgaaaaagaggccaagcagttcaaaaagaaaatggacGAGCGAGAAAAGAATGCCAGCCGAGCCACGAAAGCAACGCCATTTGGCGGATCCAACCATGCAGCGGGAGGAGGCCAAAAACACAGTCTGCTGGGAAACATCTTCCACCGACATTCAACGGTTTCCATGATGCCGGATACTACAACCTCCAACCTGTCGGGCTTTTCTCACAACTCCGGCTCTTCGGTTAGCCTCAACGACGGCCGAGGCGGTTCTGAGTTTGCCCTCTTGGATGCCTTTGATCCCATGTGGCGAGAGCATTACGGCCATGATCTCAGTGACAAGGGGTTGACAGACGACTTTATTAAGGACAACCAGGAGTTTATTGTCGACTTCCTCAGAGAAGAACAGGCCAAGCTGAACagagaggcagcagcagcgccgccgcccgcaCCGCCCGCTCCTCCTGCCCCTCCCGCGCTGCCTTCGCCTTCGACCAACGGCCATGCCGTGAGggcgcctcctcctcctccgcctgcGTCTGCTCCTGCGGCCGCTTCTCCCATCCCCGGTTCACCCAATGCCAAGAGGGCCGggccgcctcctcctccggctCCCCGGCGGTCGGGCGGCAAGGTTGACGGTGATCCCAGCCCACCAAGGgcaccatctcctcctcggccacgaTTCAACGCTCCGCCACCCCTGCCCGACGCAGGCAAGTTTGCGCATCCAGTCgtcgagaggaagaagcccgtgcctgctgctgctccgtcCGTCCCCGgacctccgcctcctcctcgagtACCCGCCAAAACGCCTCTCGAGCCCGAAGACCAGCATCACAGGTTCAATGTCCCGCCTCCATTCACCGGCCAACGCGCCCCTGCGCCTCCAAGTCGCGGGCCCgtccctcctccgcctcctcctcgaggcAGCGATGCCAGTGCACCGGCTCCCGTGGCCCTCCCTCCACCTCTCCCTCCAAAGGTACCAACTTCGAGCGCTCCTCCACTGCCACCTCCGAGTGCCCGGCCAGtccctcctccgccagcAGCCATTCACGTACCGCCGCCCCCTCCTCCCATGCCGGTAGCCAGCAGCattccagctcctcctctgcctccgccgatgccatcaccaagatTGCCTCCTCCGTTGCCCTCGGTCAGCGCTCCTCCCTCGgtaccgccgccgccgccgttgccTTCACCAGGGGCTGGAagcgctcctcctccaccacctccaccacctcctaTGCCTGTCGCCAGCGCTGCGCATccacctccacctcctcccgGACCTCCCCCGATCCCGGGAGCTGGCAGTGCAcctccagcaccgccgccgcctccaccacccGGTCCCCCGCCAATCCCAGGGGCCGGAagcgctcctcctcccccaccCCCTCCGCCATTCCCTTCGGCAGCAGGCgtccctccccctccccctccccctccggCAATGCCAGATCGAGATTCTGGATATTCATCAGGACCTACGGCGCCTCTTCCCAAAGCGGATGGTGGGCGTGTGTCTCTCCTTGGAGATATTCAAAAAGCAGGAGGCATTGGATCACTTAAGAAGGTCGACAGAAGCAAGATCAACGACCGCAGTGCGGCGTCTGTTGGAGGAGCTTCCGGTTCGGGCGGTGGAGCTGCACCTAGCCCTGCAGCTGGTGGTGGCATGGCGAATGCCCTGGCAGCAGCTTtacaaaagagaaaggataAAGTCAGCAAGAGTG acgatgaagaggaagacgatgactGGTAA